Genomic window (Rhodothermales bacterium):
TGGTCCCCAGGGCACCGGCGCCCACGATGGCGACTCGCCAGGGCGTTTCGCCCGGCGGAAGGGCGAAAAGAGGCATAAAAGCGCTTTTTTTATCGATACAGAATAGCGCCGAAAAACCCCGGGTGACGGCTGTCGGGCAGGTCGGTGCTCAGGACCCGCATATGGCGCGCCCGGCGATGGAGGGCGGCGATAAGGGCGACCATGAGGCCTCCTTTGCCGCGGACTTCGATCTCCGAGCCATTCAGCAAGGCCGAGAGGCCGGCGACGTCTCCCAGTTCGAACAGCCGCTTGAGCGTGTCTAGGCTTTCCGGGGTGCTGCGGACGATATCGACGGAAGCAACGATCAGGGTACGGCGGTTGAACATGACCTCGCCTACGGCCGAGCCCAGTTCCGTGCAGAATGCCGGCCGTTCGTCGCCCATCACGATCGGGACGATCTTGAACGAGCCGTGCATCACCTGGAGAAACGGCAATTGCACATCGACACCCAGCGTATGGAAATGGCCGGTATCGTCCAGGAAGATGTCGTCGTCCTCATCGCATAACTCGTTGCAGACATCGACATTGACGGGGAGTTCTCCGAGCGGGGTATGGTAGGAGTCAAGGCTGCAGATGGTGATCTTTTCGAAGCTTCCCGAGTGGCTGGGCGATATAAGCACGACGGTGTCGTATGTCTCGCGGGCCACGGTTTTGTAGATCTGCGCGGCGACGGCGCCGCCGGCGAGCAGATTATTGTCTGGTACGATCAGGGCGAGGATTTCGCCATCAATGCGGGGTGCGGTGGCACGATCCAGCAAGAGCTGGATATGGCTCCGGAGTGGTTTAGGCTGTGTGGGATACACGGCGCCTTCGTAGACTACCATACGTGATGAGACTTAGAGTGATGTGCGCAACTACGGGCTCCGCCCGTTTGGGGTGGGGACGGGGCGCTAATAGTCTCGCGCAGGATTCTGGAAGGAGGTGTTTGTCAGTTCTTCCAGTAACGAAACGATGCGATCTTGCTGCTTCAGCGCGCGAATGAAGGCTTCGGGGTTTTCCTGGTACTCGGGCCGCCATTCGAGTACGGCGAGCACCTTCAAGGGGGCTGTGAGCTCTTCGAGAACGTCCGGGTTCAGGGACTCCGCAAACCCGTCGCCGAACTGGCCGAAGCCATTCAGGATAAAG
Coding sequences:
- the amrB gene encoding AmmeMemoRadiSam system protein B → MVVYEGAVYPTQPKPLRSHIQLLLDRATAPRIDGEILALIVPDNNLLAGGAVAAQIYKTVARETYDTVVLISPSHSGSFEKITICSLDSYHTPLGELPVNVDVCNELCDEDDDIFLDDTGHFHTLGVDVQLPFLQVMHGSFKIVPIVMGDERPAFCTELGSAVGEVMFNRRTLIVASVDIVRSTPESLDTLKRLFELGDVAGLSALLNGSEIEVRGKGGLMVALIAALHRRARHMRVLSTDLPDSRHPGFFGAILYR